One Turneriella parva DSM 21527 genomic region harbors:
- a CDS encoding SH3 domain-containing protein, whose product MTVKREADSKDPNGISKAGAILYVTSTDGLFLRSAPDASAKKVALIPFAEKVSILSVDGIAVSVGGRTGNWAKVAWREKTGYVFDYFLTDELSQLLAHKRFVFGNGCTGLEYSEHTWHLIFLPAFKYRSERISGWGTSCNRERIAEGSYDVFGGKLTLRATSLSDRIVGGKGCEKMNLPSGLKEIIPGHDEGIFVVTQCEKKLAIAASYDSPKMLILTNNPP is encoded by the coding sequence ATGACTGTAAAGAGAGAGGCTGACTCGAAAGACCCAAATGGAATTTCAAAAGCAGGGGCGATATTATATGTAACCTCTACCGACGGCTTGTTCTTGCGCAGTGCGCCAGATGCATCTGCTAAAAAAGTCGCATTGATTCCATTTGCGGAGAAAGTCAGTATACTTTCGGTCGACGGAATTGCTGTTAGCGTGGGCGGTCGAACCGGAAATTGGGCTAAAGTTGCCTGGCGCGAAAAAACCGGCTACGTATTTGACTATTTCTTAACCGATGAACTCAGTCAGCTATTGGCGCATAAAAGATTCGTGTTTGGTAATGGTTGCACTGGGCTTGAATACAGTGAACATACTTGGCATTTGATCTTTCTCCCGGCCTTTAAATATCGCTCGGAACGCATATCTGGATGGGGCACATCTTGCAATCGAGAGCGCATAGCAGAGGGTAGCTATGACGTCTTCGGTGGTAAACTTACTTTGCGTGCAACGAGCTTATCGGACCGCATTGTTGGTGGCAAAGGGTGCGAAAAGATGAATTTACCGTCTGGCCTGAAGGAAATCATTCCTGGTCATGATGAGGGCATCTTTGTAGTGACTCAATGCGAAAAGAAGCTTGCCATAGCTGCTTCTTATGACAGCCCAAAGATGCTTATTCTAACGAACAATCCGCCGTGA
- a CDS encoding SH3 domain-containing protein, with protein sequence MTYSFKTIILSLSIICFCTKAGVRPQKSSEIGSQELQVPNLIFHVVSTDGVFLREKPEISSKKVALIPFGDKVITGEGYAVTAQIDGNFAKWIPVRWAGKVGYVFDHYLKSDRATLLAGRTFSYGLDCTGKTYSEFTWRLFFLENFQYRIEHISEFNLSCTLKHVSNGSYELTGDKLRLKPQKIDNLFIGSKNCPKQTPIDIVKGYDFVDGGEYLVTKCTGKVAFSKDPGNSQGFVEEGH encoded by the coding sequence ATGACATATTCTTTCAAGACCATCATTTTGAGCTTGAGCATAATTTGCTTTTGTACAAAGGCAGGCGTAAGACCACAAAAATCATCAGAGATCGGTTCCCAAGAATTGCAGGTTCCCAACCTTATTTTTCACGTGGTATCTACAGACGGTGTTTTTCTGAGAGAGAAGCCAGAAATTTCGTCAAAGAAAGTGGCCTTAATTCCATTTGGTGATAAAGTTATCACGGGTGAAGGCTACGCGGTTACCGCGCAAATAGATGGCAATTTTGCAAAATGGATTCCAGTTCGGTGGGCCGGAAAGGTCGGATATGTTTTTGACCATTATCTGAAATCCGACAGAGCTACCTTACTCGCCGGAAGAACCTTTAGTTATGGCCTTGATTGTACCGGAAAGACTTACTCAGAGTTTACCTGGCGCTTGTTCTTCTTAGAAAATTTTCAATATCGAATCGAACATATTTCAGAATTCAACTTGTCCTGCACTCTAAAGCACGTCTCGAACGGCTCATACGAGTTAACTGGTGATAAGCTGCGCTTAAAGCCACAGAAAATTGACAATCTATTTATAGGCAGTAAGAATTGCCCGAAACAGACTCCAATCGATATAGTCAAAGGCTATGATTTCGTTGACGGCGGCGAGTATTTGGTCACAAAATGTACCGGAAAGGTCGCTTTTTCGAAAGATCCCGGCAATTCTCAAGGATTTGTTGAAGAAGGGCATTAG
- a CDS encoding SH3 domain-containing protein: protein MFNRTFILIAILILLLGYAAAIWSADSFEVYVTANDGAALRDAPGLHGKIVQKLTYGQSLEVIEELKVFETITLKGIPYSGAWFRVKSGQNQEFVFAPLISPKIADEFICEKPKAQTNIEISERDVKIELCSDGSFYQDESYECKANCSLHGCWRINAGRIEISKRKQYRVEGIGKPIRCTHFCEYDKYRVATVIWATQPYTESYVQLDNIEKIIAGQKNDPPNVRFSPGSSACRKGYLFGKPR from the coding sequence ATGTTTAACAGGACTTTTATTCTAATTGCAATACTAATACTCCTCCTCGGCTATGCTGCGGCTATCTGGTCTGCTGATTCCTTCGAGGTTTATGTCACGGCAAATGATGGCGCCGCGCTACGCGATGCCCCAGGTTTGCATGGCAAGATAGTACAAAAACTAACCTACGGACAAAGCTTAGAGGTTATTGAAGAACTTAAAGTTTTCGAGACTATTACACTCAAGGGGATACCGTATTCAGGCGCATGGTTTAGAGTTAAGTCAGGTCAAAATCAGGAGTTTGTGTTTGCGCCGCTGATTTCCCCAAAGATTGCTGACGAGTTTATTTGTGAAAAGCCCAAAGCGCAAACGAATATTGAAATCTCTGAACGAGATGTGAAAATCGAGTTATGTTCTGATGGGTCTTTTTACCAGGACGAAAGCTATGAATGTAAAGCTAATTGCAGTCTGCACGGTTGCTGGCGCATTAACGCTGGCCGCATCGAAATTTCTAAGCGCAAACAATATCGTGTGGAAGGAATCGGCAAACCAATCCGATGCACACATTTCTGCGAGTATGATAAATACCGGGTGGCTACAGTGATTTGGGCCACACAACCCTACACCGAAAGCTATGTGCAACTTGACAATATTGAAAAAATCATCGCCGGACAGAAGAATGATCCTCCAAATGTAAGATTTTCTCCCGGTTCATCTGCATGCCGCAAGGGGTATCTATTCGGCAAGCCCCGCTAA
- a CDS encoding SH3 domain-containing protein, with translation MQCFSLSRPVLLAAFLFVNICCQTEQRGNAKPKEIFRGVFALGGLNIREKPARDSAKLGWAAENEFVQILQYSDAITEVEGISGKWAKVSYNSIEGWVFEPFLAAQETAKVCIQTKSYESAQYKAPNWTLKIICGSNDEDLLLNAAWYYRKWWRDREGNYLEQPDRKRQREIIKNIRADLKIQDRRGNVALVKRTSTALDYATFTENSDIWILKDNSWQFYEGVYGWGKSFLSDLNNDELPDVITEYGCCGNTRVKVMVGEPTIVLKTVFDQHFSEIGEYKLIAKKCEAFRLRGRLTKPEVNAEFRFDCAKNIVFKSK, from the coding sequence ATGCAATGCTTCAGCTTATCTCGGCCAGTCTTACTAGCAGCATTTCTCTTCGTCAATATTTGCTGCCAGACGGAGCAACGGGGCAACGCGAAGCCCAAGGAAATTTTTCGAGGCGTTTTTGCCTTAGGCGGCTTGAATATTAGAGAAAAGCCTGCTCGAGATTCTGCGAAGCTCGGCTGGGCAGCGGAGAATGAATTCGTGCAAATACTACAATATTCAGATGCGATTACGGAAGTCGAAGGAATTTCAGGAAAATGGGCAAAAGTCTCATATAATTCTATAGAAGGCTGGGTTTTTGAGCCGTTCCTGGCGGCTCAAGAAACTGCAAAGGTCTGTATTCAAACAAAGAGTTACGAAAGCGCTCAATACAAGGCGCCTAATTGGACCTTAAAAATCATTTGTGGCTCAAATGACGAAGATTTATTGCTCAATGCTGCCTGGTACTATAGAAAATGGTGGCGAGATAGAGAGGGTAATTACTTGGAACAGCCGGATCGGAAACGGCAAAGAGAGATTATTAAGAATATTCGAGCAGACCTGAAGATTCAAGACCGGCGCGGTAATGTAGCTTTGGTAAAAAGAACGAGTACGGCCCTTGATTATGCTACCTTCACTGAAAACTCGGATATCTGGATTCTCAAGGATAATTCTTGGCAATTCTACGAAGGTGTTTATGGCTGGGGTAAATCTTTCTTATCAGATCTGAACAATGACGAATTGCCGGATGTGATAACAGAATACGGATGTTGTGGTAACACGCGTGTGAAAGTAATGGTCGGTGAGCCAACCATTGTTCTTAAAACAGTATTTGATCAACATTTCTCGGAAATTGGCGAATATAAACTTATTGCAAAAAAGTGCGAAGCCTTTCGTCTTAGAGGTCGTTTGACGAAACCAGAGGTTAATGCTGAATTTCGTTTTGATTGTGCTAAGAATATCGTCTTTAAATCAAAATAA
- a CDS encoding competence protein CoiA family protein produces the protein MKEISYEHALDPNGRLITTDVGQRGGNYTCPNCRQRLIFRAGEIRQRHFAHKGNACDPETYLHQAAKLALGQELERRTDAQQGFNILAYGILQHIESGTERVVSTEYTQSLHPYNVLSGQPSIAIEERHAGFVPDILVKGQSQTYFIEIFVTHPVSEEKIASGIPIIQVKIESESDIETLVKGNLPEGTQTQLFNFDSFRSSESFQIPPRPEPDKSPQKNSNIWPAEQPLLNLEGTHSSVNPKAPITRNTRSDFMPIRFRGQNFPSKVRHLYYRGDNEILDLSRTPGVIVEGQAQVAGRNGAFRFRETIEEIFEKTKAGKYIVIFIDKVP, from the coding sequence ATGAAAGAAATTTCTTATGAACATGCCTTAGATCCGAATGGCCGTCTCATTACTACGGACGTCGGTCAACGCGGCGGCAACTATACCTGCCCAAATTGCAGACAAAGACTAATTTTCAGGGCAGGTGAAATTCGACAGCGGCATTTTGCGCACAAGGGTAACGCTTGTGATCCTGAAACCTATTTGCATCAGGCGGCTAAACTCGCGTTGGGCCAGGAATTAGAGCGTCGAACCGACGCACAGCAAGGATTCAATATTTTAGCATATGGAATACTTCAACATATTGAATCAGGTACAGAACGGGTCGTTTCGACCGAATACACGCAATCTTTGCATCCTTACAATGTCCTGAGCGGCCAACCGAGCATCGCCATAGAAGAACGCCACGCTGGTTTTGTCCCAGACATACTCGTAAAGGGCCAATCCCAAACTTATTTTATTGAAATATTTGTGACACATCCCGTTTCGGAGGAGAAAATTGCATCAGGAATACCGATCATACAGGTTAAAATTGAGAGTGAATCTGACATAGAAACCCTTGTAAAAGGCAATCTGCCAGAGGGGACACAGACACAATTATTCAATTTTGATTCGTTCCGTTCATCAGAGAGTTTTCAAATTCCGCCAAGACCCGAACCTGACAAATCCCCCCAAAAAAATTCTAATATATGGCCTGCTGAACAGCCATTACTGAATCTAGAAGGCACTCATTCCAGCGTAAATCCGAAGGCTCCAATTACAAGAAATACTCGGTCTGATTTTATGCCAATCCGTTTCAGAGGCCAGAACTTTCCTTCAAAGGTGCGCCATTTGTACTACCGTGGTGACAATGAGATTCTGGACTTGTCCAGGACGCCGGGCGTAATAGTTGAAGGTCAAGCGCAGGTAGCTGGCCGAAATGGCGCTTTTCGCTTTCGAGAAACCATTGAAGAAATATTTGAAAAAACCAAAGCCGGCAAGTATATTGTCATTTTCATAGACAAAGTGCCGTGA
- a CDS encoding BrnA antitoxin family protein: protein MRKEYDFAKLKKAKPKYLKHLKEPVTIRLEPQIITYFKSLAEKTGLPYQSLLNFVLRDYANEHRVPSANWGVPTVKSAKSK, encoded by the coding sequence ATGAGAAAAGAATATGATTTTGCAAAATTGAAAAAGGCGAAGCCGAAATACCTGAAGCACCTGAAGGAACCAGTTACCATCCGTTTAGAGCCGCAAATTATCACGTATTTCAAAAGTTTGGCCGAGAAAACAGGGCTCCCGTATCAGTCTCTACTGAATTTTGTTTTGAGGGACTATGCGAATGAGCACAGGGTGCCCAGTGCAAATTGGGGCGTGCCTACCGTTAAGAGTGCCAAGTCAAAGTAG
- a CDS encoding BrnT family toxin, producing MKLAFTWDENKNASNKQKHGVSFEEASTIFNSSPLEIFEDPDHSDAEDRYIAVGFSDKARALIVVHCENNVGTEIRIISARKATNKERTEVFGG from the coding sequence ATGAAGTTAGCGTTCACCTGGGACGAGAATAAGAACGCTTCCAATAAACAAAAACATGGAGTTTCCTTTGAGGAAGCCTCGACAATTTTTAACAGCAGTCCGCTAGAGATATTCGAAGACCCTGATCATTCGGATGCAGAAGATCGGTATATTGCCGTAGGGTTCAGTGATAAAGCTCGGGCACTGATTGTCGTCCATTGTGAAAATAATGTTGGTACTGAAATTCGCATCATATCAGCGAGGAAAGCTACGAATAAAGAAAGGACTGAAGTCTTTGGGGGTTGA
- a CDS encoding AbrB/MazE/SpoVT family DNA-binding domain-containing protein: METIEITSVSSKGQVVIPKSIRSQLSIGEGTKFIVIADGSNLLLKKINEPDKAEFDALIRRTREVMKSRKVTPKDLQKAIKASRAKRAR, translated from the coding sequence ATGGAAACTATAGAAATCACGAGTGTGTCCTCGAAAGGGCAAGTTGTAATTCCCAAGAGCATAAGGTCTCAATTGTCAATCGGTGAGGGTACAAAATTTATTGTGATAGCAGATGGCAGCAATCTACTCCTCAAGAAAATTAATGAGCCAGATAAGGCAGAATTTGATGCACTAATACGCCGCACGCGAGAAGTCATGAAAAGCCGTAAGGTGACCCCAAAGGATTTGCAGAAGGCAATCAAGGCCTCACGCGCTAAACGCGCTCGATGA
- a CDS encoding putative toxin-antitoxin system toxin component, PIN family, whose protein sequence is MKVIIDTNVFVSGIIWAGKPAQIVSKWVSGEFELILSAELLVEYVEVIERLSKNPQLGSHWQDMLIKKAIFVSVTQTVDICRDPDDNFILALGLASSADYLIIGDKDILSILDFPIKIVSPATFLLEIIRKH, encoded by the coding sequence ATGAAAGTTATTATTGATACGAACGTCTTTGTTTCGGGCATTATTTGGGCTGGTAAGCCTGCTCAGATAGTATCCAAGTGGGTTAGTGGTGAGTTTGAACTCATACTGTCAGCGGAACTGCTTGTTGAGTATGTTGAGGTGATCGAGCGCCTTTCAAAAAATCCGCAATTGGGTTCGCACTGGCAAGATATGTTGATCAAAAAGGCAATTTTCGTGTCCGTTACCCAAACAGTCGATATTTGCCGTGACCCGGATGACAATTTCATCTTGGCTTTAGGCCTGGCGTCAAGTGCCGATTATCTTATAATTGGTGATAAAGATATATTGTCTATTCTAGATTTCCCTATAAAAATCGTGTCTCCCGCTACCTTCTTACTGGAGATTATCCGAAAACATTAA
- a CDS encoding type II toxin-antitoxin system RelE/ParE family toxin, with amino-acid sequence MAFRIRWSEPAIQSFEAICQYIEQFSPPFARLLAREINLRVKELGQHPLMGRKVPEFPEKDYKEIIFQDYRIIYRVRGETVEIGLIWHGARVLQEPFH; translated from the coding sequence ATGGCTTTCCGAATAAGGTGGTCAGAACCGGCGATACAAAGCTTTGAAGCTATCTGCCAGTATATTGAACAGTTTTCCCCGCCTTTTGCCAGACTTCTAGCCCGGGAAATTAACTTGCGCGTCAAGGAACTTGGCCAGCATCCCTTAATGGGCAGAAAAGTACCGGAGTTTCCTGAGAAAGACTATAAAGAAATCATTTTTCAAGATTATCGAATTATATACAGGGTCCGTGGAGAAACTGTGGAAATTGGTCTGATTTGGCATGGTGCAAGGGTTTTGCAAGAGCCTTTCCACTAG
- a CDS encoding sterol desaturase family protein: MGIFIAAEKILPARNQSFFTRPLIGQDIFWFTFNTHLFGFIYAFLWNYGPLDIFSNFEAYLRPKLAFLSLANRPFWLQFLILLFVQDFLEWGIHNLLHRVPWLWSFHKLHHSITEMDWIGNYRFHWFEVLVYRSLKYLPLFLLNADYLAILAVAVVATAFGNFNHSNLKISLGPLKYIFNSPKFHIWHHAKIEKPHNFAIVFSFWDYLFRTAHTENRTPEIGFIGMEKYPSSLVERLIYPMLGKSRN, encoded by the coding sequence GTGGGAATATTTATCGCAGCCGAAAAAATACTGCCAGCGCGGAATCAAAGTTTTTTCACTAGACCACTTATCGGACAGGATATCTTTTGGTTCACCTTTAATACCCATCTATTCGGATTCATCTATGCATTTCTTTGGAATTATGGACCACTGGACATATTCAGCAATTTCGAAGCTTATTTGCGGCCAAAATTGGCCTTTTTGTCGCTTGCAAACCGGCCTTTTTGGCTACAATTTCTAATTCTACTTTTCGTTCAGGATTTTCTGGAATGGGGGATACACAATCTTCTGCATCGCGTCCCCTGGCTGTGGAGTTTTCACAAGCTCCATCATAGCATTACAGAAATGGATTGGATCGGTAATTACCGTTTTCATTGGTTTGAGGTGCTTGTCTATCGATCATTAAAGTATCTGCCCTTGTTTTTGCTCAACGCAGATTATCTGGCCATTCTGGCCGTTGCTGTGGTTGCAACCGCTTTCGGAAATTTCAATCATTCAAATCTGAAAATTTCACTCGGGCCACTGAAGTATATTTTCAACTCACCAAAATTCCATATTTGGCATCATGCTAAAATAGAGAAACCACACAATTTTGCAATCGTGTTCTCGTTCTGGGACTACTTATTTCGAACCGCCCATACAGAAAATAGAACCCCTGAAATCGGGTTTATCGGAATGGAAAAATATCCTTCAAGCTTAGTGGAACGATTGATTTATCCGATGCTCGGCAAAAGCCGAAATTAG
- a CDS encoding YeeE/YedE thiosulfate transporter family protein, whose protein sequence is MEFMIPGLLFGYASAKGKFCLNSGFADAAKGDFRKFNILLVAILGQIILLPIFLRLGYVPLHFSSSIIGILIGGFLFGLLMPVAGGCTAGAMFKAGSGDTVAVASTVGFLAAIGVAYHTPAKIWLGKLEPTLLPAPDIEMRYFFAVGSIVFLLYLLFRAKDAKPNGADWSWKRTAGLVSLALTLHAILSGLRGKAVGVFFIPGFIDLWTLNLSPDLFFLLAVPLGAMLTLVGSQKQTWQRISIRNLLSRLLAGFGLGLAAAIAGGCSVGYSLGLLPSLSLHALAAISSIFLGRMASLQMGKYYAK, encoded by the coding sequence ATGGAATTTATGATTCCGGGTCTTCTGTTTGGATATGCTTCTGCAAAGGGAAAGTTTTGTCTCAATTCAGGATTCGCTGATGCCGCAAAAGGAGATTTTCGCAAGTTTAATATCTTGCTCGTTGCGATTCTTGGGCAAATTATCTTACTCCCAATTTTCCTTCGCCTGGGATATGTGCCGCTTCATTTTTCAAGTTCTATAATAGGCATCTTGATTGGGGGATTTCTTTTCGGATTGCTCATGCCCGTCGCCGGCGGCTGTACCGCAGGTGCAATGTTTAAAGCAGGCTCCGGCGATACTGTTGCTGTGGCTTCAACCGTAGGATTTTTGGCTGCGATCGGCGTCGCTTACCATACACCGGCAAAAATCTGGCTCGGAAAACTTGAGCCGACACTTCTGCCAGCTCCGGATATAGAGATGCGGTATTTTTTTGCAGTCGGCAGCATTGTTTTCTTACTTTATCTGCTATTCCGTGCAAAGGATGCCAAACCCAACGGGGCCGACTGGTCGTGGAAAAGAACAGCTGGTTTAGTTTCTCTCGCCCTAACACTGCATGCAATTCTCTCCGGCTTGCGCGGCAAAGCCGTCGGCGTATTCTTCATTCCCGGATTTATCGATCTCTGGACTCTGAATCTTTCACCGGACTTATTCTTCTTACTCGCCGTACCGCTTGGCGCCATGCTAACACTGGTTGGCTCGCAAAAGCAGACTTGGCAGAGAATCAGCATTAGAAACCTTTTGTCACGTTTGCTGGCCGGTTTTGGTCTGGGGCTCGCGGCGGCCATTGCGGGTGGATGCAGTGTCGGATATAGCTTAGGATTATTGCCTTCATTGTCATTGCATGCTCTTGCTGCCATTAGCAGCATTTTTTTAGGCCGAATGGCTTCGTTACAGATGGGTAAATATTATGCAAAATGA